From the Helianthus annuus cultivar XRQ/B chromosome 17, HanXRQr2.0-SUNRISE, whole genome shotgun sequence genome, the window aCCCTGTAAAATTTTTTTACACTTTGTACGTTAACAGCCCTTTGTATTTAAACCTTTTAAATGGAAAACGAAAATAAAAACATACGATGATGCAATATAAGTGGCTCCGAATGGAATACCGTCCCCACACCATGGCCGACAAAACGCTCCACGACGCCAAAACCAAATTTTTCCGCATGTTCACTGAGAAAATCACACAAGTGACTAGTTAATAACTTAATACTACAATCGATAGACGCCCTAAAGTAGCTCAGGAAGTCAGTGTTTGACATTCAAAGGTCAACGGTTTTTGTGCAAGAGAATAATTGATACAATTTCTTTTAGTTAAACGAGTAAAGTACCTAATTCTTTTCCCGATTTTTCTAAAAAGCGCTCCGTCTTTGCAAACTGCAATACCTCTTTCCATACACTCTTCGGTAACCTGTCATCAATGGAGAAAGTGTTTCGGAAACTTGCAACCGAGCGATAATTTTAATAGAATAAAAATCTTACAGAATTTATATCCTTGGGTCCgattttataactacttataattatatatttttggtTGAAATTACGTATTCTTTTAATTATTAATAATCAATAAATACACTATGAAGTATGAACGAAAAGTAAAAAGGGGCAATTTCAGATATACCCCTAAAACTAGCTCTAAGCATAGTTGTCAATAGTGgtcgctatagcgaatagcgtgtagctatgcagttaatgcggtaaaatatcggtgagatatcggtgggatatcggtaattttaatgtaatgcagaatttatatagcaatttaacactaacaattcagtgatatgtcggttatatcggtcaaatatagGTCAAAtgtcggtgatatatcggtcaatattgccgataccgatattctgaccgatAATTTACTAGGGGACCGATATAACctatatatcaccgatattattAACTGCATAGGCGTATAGGTTGAAGGTTGCTTCAAGATAGCGGGATTTCAaggtttttttaatataaatagcgattaaatatagctataaaatagctggattttaggtttttgttaaatatacatgtaaaatagcgtatataccagggtattttgataaatatacatataatttttttaatctttttctagtgtatcgctatttataaaatagtgcccgctatttatcgctattcgctatgtagcgtATAGTACCTTATCgttatttgtcgctattcgccattaacaactatggttgTAATATCAGATTTACCTAACCAAAAATATTAATAATCATAATACGATTATTTGGCAGTGTACCTTAACAAGTCGTTTCGCAGCATCATTAACATTTCCACAGAAAAACGTCTTTGAGGTATCACCATGATAACCctgataaaaaaataaaaaattaaaaaaaaacaatacgtTAAACAGAAACATAATCTTCCCGTATAAATAAATATTAGTTGATTGATTCCATTATCAGCTTACATTTAAGTAAACGGTGACATCGATATTTATGATATCTCCATCTTGCAGTTGACGAGAATCAGGTATTCCATGGCACATACACTCATTCACAGACGTACACACGCTTTTCGGGAACCCACCGTACCCAAGAGGTGAAGGGTAAGCACCGTTATCTATGATCATTTGGTGCACAGCTTTGTCTATTTCATTTGTTGTCACCGATGGCTGATAAATAAGATTATCAAATCATTATTTACAACATCCAAACACTAATTTTACCCTCCGTTTTATTACAACTGTTGTGATCCAATTATCTGATGTAAACGAACACGTATGAGAACTGAGACTTTGTTCATATTCGTTTGTTTAACTTAACCGAACAAATGAACAAAAACAAACACATAAACGAACTATAAACCTAATATATATACTTATTACTAGGTTATaatcccgtgtattacatgggttgataAATGTAGTGTTATATAACTAGCAATAAAAAAGTtacgtttgaaaaaaaaaagaaacatatGCATTGAATAGAACGATTGAATAAACCCGTGTATTATACTAAtagaataaaatataatgtaatTTGTTAACATATACAATCGTCAAGATAgtatttaaaaatgaaaattgaCGTGACAGTTAAAAATTTTGTTAAGTTAACTTTTAAAACATTAGGCCTTTCAACCGGGtattaattttgattttttttaatatcacctattgtttattattattgaACAAATTGAAGTTTTAGCATTCTTATCATCTAACCACATTAAATATTTGAAAATTTTAGAAATCACTCATAAAACAATTAGCATCATTATTCTtcgtttttaaaatttttaacaaacatatttttgaacttGGATAAGCTTTTAAGTAATAAATAtaagttttatttaaaaaaaataataataaacttcATATTAAATTCATTTGGTCATATCTTTAATTaaaataagagtaaactgccattttggtccttgtggtttggtcacttttgccactttagtccaaaactcaaactttttgcatctgggtccctgtggtttcagttttattgccattttggtccaaaaatgaaataagatcatatttgtcttataaaatcctgcaattttgtcattttcctcagaggcaaatcaggtcatatttgtcttataaaatatggtatttatttataaaaagaaatgatcattttgcccctgcggaaaatgacaaaatttgcaggattttataagacaaatatgacatgatttcatttttggaccaacatggcaataaaactgaaaccaccgggacccagatgcaaaaagtttgagttttggactaaagtggcaaaagtgaccaaaccacagggaccaaaatggcaatttactcttaaaaTAATAAACATCCATAATTAAGTAGGAGACAAAAGCAGGAAAACAAAAAATTAGATAGCTCCggtgaatgacatgtgtccccaTTAtcttcttttattatatatatatatatagatatagatatagatatagatatagatatgtTCTTACCCTAACCAATGTTCCCGCATACTCCAAAACTTTAGCAGCCAGGTGGCAAGCAGCCCTCATACGCTCAATCCCTTCTTCATCATGAATTTGAAATTCACTTGAAATCTCCGGTAACACCTTTGTGCTTACATAAGGAGGCTTCTGTATGTGATCGGGCACAGGAAGACGTGGCGATACCTTTAAACGCCTTAAAGGTGTTCTTCGTTTAGTCGGGTTCGTAGTTCTTTGCTCACGTTCCCTACACGTTCAAAAAATATTAATCAagaaaagagtaaattgccaaaatcgtccccaAGGTTTAGTCATGTTTGTCAgcttcatccaaaacaacttttttgtaccatattgctcctcactttttggattttttgccattttcatccataCGTCTAactttttttgccattttcatccataCATCTAAATTCTTTGCCCCGCTTGCGGCGtacacatataatgtatatatgtgtggctgctcggggggcaaaagtgcaatggtactaactttaacgttattttactaatttcgtgaaaataacgttaaaagctggcggatggttaatcatgcatcatgtggtgacgttgatagtTGAGAGACAcggggtacatgcaccaatcagtctctgtcccgattgtttgagtgttatgtgtcttaggtccaaggcttgatacaaaactacaatcgagccgggggtctcactggaagcagcctctcttttcctacggggtagaggtaaggctgtctacatctaccatcctcagaccctaccttagctttgctattggtgggatttaccgagtatgatgatgatgatctaaATATCAGACATAAAAAATAACTCAAAgtagacgtttggatgaaaatggcaaaaaaatcccaaaagtgaagggcaatatggtacaaaaagttgttttggatgaaattagcaaacatgcccaaacctcaggggacTATTTTGGCAATTTACTGTCAAGAAAATGTGTTTGAAATTAGGTATATGTGCAAAGTGTATTTTAGTCCAAATACTCTAATTCTCCTTACCTTCTTATTCTCATAGCCTCCTCCAGTCCTGATAATCTCTTTGCTAAAACCAAAAATTGTTTTTTGCCGTTTGAATTGTTACCTGAATTTGCAAATCATTCACCAAAACACATATTTCAGTAATTAGTAACCCCATCATCCCATGACAATATTAGgactaaattacgattttggcccctgtggttatatcacttttaccctattagcccaaaatagatttttttaacatttgtgcccccatggtctctataactaactattttggcccctgagtctaactcaactcattacgattttggcccttgTGGTTAGACTCAGGGTAATGGGTTGAGTTAGactcaggggccaaaatagttagttatagagaccctGGGGGcacaaatgttaaaaaaaaatctattttgggctaatagggtaaaagtgatataaccacaggggccaaaatcgtaatttactctaatattaaAATGAGCTTGCTTTAGAGGTGTGAATTTCTAACATAGCATGAAACTCGCGAATATAGGTTTATTTTAAACGGGTCGGGTCAATTCCACGCCAAACATGCTAACGCACTCAACGAAACGGGTCGTCGTGGGTTGACCCGtttatgttttaaaataattaaaaatccgTATTATGTCATAACCAAATTGGTTGGATATTTTATGccaaatttttaaatttaaaaaagaaaCGAGTGTTAAGATTATATAGTATATACAtaattttgtgtatatatatattcaaaattTTTGTTGTAGATTAGTAACATTAGCGTATTTACATGCAAGAAAAAGAGTTAACTgttattttcgtccctgtggtttgtccaattatgccAGTATAGACCAAGTTTAAATTTGTACCATTTTCCTCCttgacattcttgaaacatgccagttccgtccaaaaaaaacatgagttaactgcctgtggtttgtccaattattCGATTCAACCTTAGCTTTTTGGATGGAACTGACATGTTTCAAGAATGACAGAGACGGAAACGGTACAAATTTGAATTTGGCCTAGACTGCCATAATTGGACAAACTATAGgaacgaaaatggcagttaaatCCAAGAAAAAGTATGCTAAACAAAATTTCAAGTAAAACGGGTCATGTTTATCTCAACCCGTCAAAACCCGTGTTGATTTCAGGCTCATTTTTCAATATTTCCGGGTTCGAGTTCGTGTCAAACGCACGCGCTCGACAAGCCAACCCGTAAACAACGAATACGACTCATTTAACAATTAACACCCCTAAATTTACCAAGTATCTGAAATACCCTTAAACCTACACAAAATCTTGAGACAAATTATATCCAAAGACATTCAAACTAAGTACACATATGTAGACGTATCAATAATCACTACAAACTTTCAAAGAATTGGGCATAACAAACGTATGATTAGTTAAAGATTAAAGAACATTTAAACCCACAAATAATACAAACTGCAAGATTGATGGAATTACCAGAGGAGATAAAAGGGGAGAAGGAGAGTGTATCCCTGGAGAAAAGAGAAGAGCGTGAAGAAGATAAGTGTTCGCCATGGAAACAAGATGAAATTGAAGCAGCAACTGAAGAAGCCATTGCAGATTTTTGTTCCTTCAAAATTGGAAAAACCAAAAGGGGATAAAATTGTTTCAGAAATGATGAAATgagaaatgtatgtatgtatgtatgtaacggAGGTTTAAACTTAAAACCCAAAAACAAATGGGCTCAACAGAATAGTTGATGGGCTGAGTCAACAAGTTTTGTTTGGGCCGAGATGGTGGGCAAATGCTTCTCCATATGGATCCATCGCCCACTTTGATTATGGATATGATTAAAAAGAAGGAAAAACATAAACCTAACAAGAAAATCGAAACGTTTGAGATGGTTAGTGGGACGGCTGACAAGTATTCGGGTATGAGATTAGTAATGAAAGGTTTTATGTATTTTGAAGGGTGTATGATATCGTGTAATATGAGTATATTATTCTTGACTCATTGTCATATCCGATGATTGTCTCCTTTGTTAATAAATAGTTAGGTGTTTACTAGGGATGTGAACTTTTAACATGACACAAACTTAACACAAGATTCATAATTTTGGGTTTAAGTAGGTTTGTTTCAGTTTCAAGTGGAACCTGCAAACACGTTTACCTAAATAGGTCATGTTCGTGTCAATAAAGAAGAAGTTGGTATAGATAAACAGggttgtttaataaataaaaattatatgtAACTTTAGAACTTTAAAGTACCAAAACGCAAAACATACAAGTAATTTTTTTAGGTTAAACGGGTTGTGTTGAGTTCATGTGTGTGACATGATTTTAGGTTCATGTAAAACTTTCGGTTTCATGTCTTGTTCGATCTGTCAATCACCGAACATAACCCATTTAATAAGCCATAGTATTTACCACTTAACAAATAGTGAAAAttggttgttgttattgttattattagaatatatatttagtttGGAGGTAATACTTGTGTTGTGGCTGATAAATGTGTGAGCACGGATGGTTCTACTTCTCTCAAGTGGAATTGGAAGGCTACGATTGTGGATGGCAAGGAAGCAACGAAACTATTTAGCCTCATTATGGATCATTTTCCGGTTAAATTAGATTCTAGGCGAGATCGCTGGATCTCATTAGGGGATGTCTCTGGAGATTTTTTGGTGAAAAAAAGCCTTAATTGTGTTAAATCCGAGTCATCAAAAGagtcctctctctctctcttttggAATGCTTGGGTGCCCATCAAGGTTAAGGTGTTCGGTTGGAGGGTTAGCTAAAATAGATTACCCACTTTGGATGAGTTGATTAAACGTAACGTTGTTATCGGCCCTAGTATTTGTAGTCTGTGCTTGTATAGCAGTGGACCTAGAGGTGGCAATTTTGACCCAAAGGCTTTCAAGTGGGTTTgtttgggttgcttttaaaatttTATGGGTTAGTTTGGGTAAGATATTCTAACTAAACGGGTCACAACGGGTCAAttgaaattccatcttgttattttcggATCAAAGCGGGTCGACAACTTTAAAGAAATGGGTCAATGTGGGTTAGCACCTTAAAGTAACGGGTCAGATTTTGGATCAGAATGGGTTTCGGGCCGGCACAAGTATCCGCACAAGACGGTTTACGGCACGAAAcaggttttggatcggaacggtTTCAGTTCGAATTGAGTTTCGGACCGAGATGGGTTCTGGCATGGGACGGGTTTTAGATCGGAACGGGTCTGTTCGGATCGGGTTCGGGCCGACACGGGTTTCCGGGCGGGACGGGTTTCGGATCGCAACAGGTTTTAGGCCGACACGAGTTTCCGCGCGGGACGAGTTTCGGGTCGAGACGGGTTTCGGTTTGGTTTCGTTTTTGTTTCGGTTTGGTCGGTTTTTCGGTTTCGTTTcgaatcggtttcaatattttcagttttttttgtttcgtttcggtttcggttttttgtTTCCGTTTGTTCGGTTTCGTTTCggttgagttttgatttttaggTTCGTTTTGATCGGGTT encodes:
- the LOC110921003 gene encoding methionine aminopeptidase 1B, chloroplastic isoform X1; amino-acid sequence: MASSVAASISSCFHGEHLSSSRSSLFSRDTLSFSPFISSGNNSNGKKQFLVLAKRLSGLEEAMRIRREREQRTTNPTKRRTPLRRLKVSPRLPVPDHIQKPPYVSTKVLPEISSEFQIHDEEGIERMRAACHLAAKVLEYAGTLVRPSVTTNEIDKAVHQMIIDNGAYPSPLGYGGFPKSVCTSVNECMCHGIPDSRQLQDGDIINIDVTVYLNGYHGDTSKTFFCGNVNDAAKRLVKVTEECMERGIAVCKDGALFRKIGKRISEHAEKFGFGVVERFVGHGVGTVFHSEPLILHHRNEKPGSMVKGQTFTIEPILTLGTTECITWEDNWTTLTRDGSLAAQFEHTILITATGAEILTKC